The DNA window GATTACGATTTCGTCCGTCTTATTCTGGAGGCGGTCGCCTGCATCAATCACAAATAACGGCCAGCTAAACGACATCACAGTTCGAACTAAAGCACGGTTGGCGCCTCGCCATCCAAACCGCAGATCAGGCGCGAGGCGGTTAATGAACCAGACGGTCGGAACTTGCATCAGAAGGGTAACCAGGATGCTGACCGCCACCATACCCAGCACGCCTCCTCCAAGGAGCAACACGGCGACGATTCCGGCGGCCGTCAGTATCGTGCCAGCGACATTGAGGAAGTTGCTGGCGTCGAACCGTTGCAACCCCCAGAGAACCGCCGTGGCCGTCGCGCACGGGATGGAGATCCCAACCCCCAAGCCCATAAGACGCACCAGGGAAATCGCCGTGGATCGCTGTTCTGGCAGAACATTAAATACAAGGGGAAACAGGGGGGCGATGGCGAGGCTAATGGCGATCGCGATCAGCCCTAAGACTGAATAGAGACAGAGGGCGGTCGCCACCAGACTGGCGGCTTGCTGACTCTCACCCTTGGCACGGTGTTCCGCCACATACTTGATGACGGCGCCTGAAATCCCGAAATTGAGCAGCGTGCCATACGCCGTCGCCGACCCGACGACAACCCATAAACCGTATCCGTCCGGTCCAAGCTGATGCAGGATGAACGGCGTCAGAAGGAACCACGTGCCAAGCATGATGACCTTCGCCCCGTAGTTGCTGACGGTGCTGCGGAGGATATGCTGCCGGATGAGCACATCCTTCTCGATCTCCTTCACCATTCAGACCTAATCCAATCCCACTTTTAAAATCTATGCGTATGAGCCATTCACCACTACATGGACACTCAAGCACGGAACCACGCCCAATGTGCCAACACCCATCGTTCAGCTTATTCTGACGCTCGCGGCCTTCCTCGCCTCAGCCACAGGAAGGCTCCATACAAAATGCCAACAACATATACACAATCCCCGCAGGCCCGACGAGGTTGCGTGCAAAACCTGTACGGAAAAATGCCGATACGATGAACAATGTCCCACACCATTCGTCGTAGCATGTACGGATCTTTCAGGCTCCAGTACTTGGTGTAGAATCCTCCTTTGCCTTTCCCGTAATTCCACCGCATCGCGAGATACTCCCCCTTGCCACGCCACGCGCGATGATACACAACCGCCTCCGGCGCGTACACAATGCGAAACCCCGCCTCAAGCAATCGGAACCCCAGGTCATTGTCATCAGCAGCCGGGAAATCGGCCCCCGCACCAAGGCGCTCATCGAAGGCTCCGACTTCGTCGAAGACGGCGCGATGAGCGGCCATATGGCCTCCTGCCAGCACATCGGCACCGATACGGCCCGCATACGTTGCGGATGCATCGCTCAGGACCAGCGCTGGAACGAACCCGCCCGGGACTTCGGCTTTCGTGGGGAGTACGCGCCCCGTCACGACCGCGCGCGAGCCGCTATTGAGCAGCGCACGGATCAACGAACCGAACCAATTCGCCGCCACGTACATATCGTCGTCAATGATAGCCAAAATGTCGTGCCGCGCAGCCGCGAGCCCGCAATTACGGGCTCGGCTCAGGCCAACGGTATAAGTCCGCACATACCGAACCTCGCAGGAGCGGCTGGTTTGTCGCTCCGCCAGGCCGGGATTCGCTGCATCGCTCTGATCGACAATCACAAGCTCAGATGGCACCTCATCACCCTGGAGGACCGACTCTATCGTCTCCATAAGGAGCTTCGGCCTATTCCGGGAACAGATGATCAATGAGGTGGATGGCAGCGGATCTTGACCGGTGATGGGCATGATTGGCATCTTTTCGGATGACTACGGTGCGCTGTCCTGGCGCTTGACCGCACGAACCGAGATGATGAGCGGAACATTCTCATCGTGTTCATCAAGTTTTTTCTGTGCTATTTCATCGTAGGCCAATCCCATTAAAAATCCCACGGCGGCTGCCACATTCCCATGGGACCGGACGGTTATGTTATCCGAGCCAAACACTTCCCCGAACAGCGCGGAACAGGAGGCCACAGTAAACCGCCAGTAATCCGCCCGTAGACTGCATAGCGAACTGACCGCCGGCACCGTGACGAGTAGCACCCCGCCCGGCCTGAGAATCCGGTACGCGTGCGCAATTGCGGAACGCACCTCATAGATCAGCATAAGCGTTTGACAGAGGATGAAACAATCAAAGGTATTGGAGGAAATGGAGTCCGCAGTGGCCAGATCCGCCACGATCGTCGCCTGACGATTCGCGGAATCGATATCCAACACATCCCGTCGGTCAACGGCCAGACCAAACCGGTCCGTGTAGTGACTGTCTTTTACTTCCAGGACGTGACCGTGGATATCGCTGCAATGCTGTTGCAGGAACCGCTCGATATAGTACCGATCAACCGGCGTACCGCGGTCGTAGCCAAAATCGTCGCTCACCGCAGTGCCGCAAACCGACGCCCACCATGCCGGACGAGTGAGACGACGAAACCGCTGAGCCAGATACTTGCGATGCGCGGCAGGAATCTTTCCAAGAATATTATTTAAAAAGTGCGGCTGCATAGTCGCCTTCCGGTGCCTTGGCTCATCGCACAGGTAAAGAATGTCGCCGATACATATCCGTCACTGTGTCATCTAGCGTACAAAAAGGCCATAGATAAACCCGCGCGCGGTCCCACCGAGACTCAGCAATACATTGCCCGTCTTTCCCCATTGCAGCCGCACACTTTCCAGAATCAAATGCCAGATATGCCAGCCTAGCCAGCCGCCGAACACACGGGCGGCAAACACATCCCCGCAGCGAACGCGCAAGCCGCAAAAAGCGCCGGCACCATAACCATAGCTCCAATAGCTTGCGCGGCGCCGGTCAATGCTCTGCCGCTCATGATAGATGACTGCTCCCGGTTCGTAGCGAATCCTCGCTCCCGCCTCCAGCAGCCGATAAAATAAATCGGCATCCTCCGCCGCCATGCCTGGGGATCCTGCGCCCAAGCGCTCATCATGGCCACCGATGCGGTCAAACCATTCCCGTTTCACCGCAAAATTCCCGCCGCTGCCGATCAGCCAGGGAACGACTTTCCTTTGAAATGTTCTCGAAACGGGACTGTCACGACTGGAAACGGCATAGAAACCAGGCACCTCTGGCCCTAGCGGCAGAATACGGCCGGTCATCGCGTCCGGCGCCGCTTCAGAAGAAAACGTCTTTTTAACCGCGGATACCCATCGGTGATCAGGCACACAATCGTCATCGGTCGCGGCCACAATGGGACAGCGTGAGTGGAGAAACGCCTCATTTCGCGACGCGGAGAGGCCACGCCGTGCTTGACGGATATAGCGAATCGGGACACCGCGTTGCCCGCATTGCTCGACGATGCCCCGTGCGTTCTCGTCTTCGCTTTGATCAACCACAATGACCTCATCGGGCAAGCATTCACCGCTCAAGAGCGCATCCAGACAGCGCGCTAGCCCGTGAGGGCGGTTCAGAGTCGCAATAGCGACGGTAAGACGTACGGAAGTCATTCGGTCCTGAGGCCTAACATTTTTGTCCCGGATGATCCATGGCTAGCTGGGGCTCGAACCAGCGGCGAGGCAAAACATGTGTGCGTCCGAACCAAAGCGCCAAGGCAAAACGCATGAGGGAATACGTTCCACGAATCTCTATGCGCCGCAGTACATACGGCGGCGTGGCAGGATCATTCACGCCAAGATGACTGCTGCAGGCTCCTGCGAAGCCTGCCCGTTCCACGGCCGCTTCACTCGTATTGTCGTGCCTCCCGTTGGGATAGGCGAAACTGAGAATCGGACCGCCCAGCTCGCGCTCAATCTGCACACGGGAGCCCTTGACCTCTTCTTCAATTTGAGGTAACGGCGCATCAGCAAGAGGAATATGGGTCTTCGTGTGCGACCCAACCGACATACCGCCATGCGTCATTTCCTTCAGATCTGACCATTTCAAGAGAGGACGCCCCCGAAGAAGCCCCTCGGTATCCCACATATTCCGGCCTCCCACCATCTCCGTGACTACAAAGATCGTGGCGGGAAACCCATGCCGGCGCAGAATCGGATAGGCAATGGCTCGATTATCGGCATACCCGTCGTCGAAGGTAATAACGATCGAACGGGGCGGTGGCAACCGATGCTCCCGATGATACTGCAGAAAGGCCTCCAAACTGAGCACAGGACGGCCCGTCCATTTGAGCCACGCCATCTGCCGAGCAAAACGATTTCCCGGGATCACATAGAGGCTCGCGTGTTCCCCCGGATGTCCGCATGCGTGGTACATTAAAATGGTCGTGCCGAACACAAGGCGCCGCCACATCTCGCGTGGCACAACCGCGCGGACCCCTCGCCAATAGCAGTAGTCCCGGAGAAAGCGATACCACGCAAGCTTCCAGGATGGATGCTTCAAAGATGGGCCAATAATCGCAAGCGGGAGAAGGGGGCCGCTGAGAGCCAGCAAACAGCGGCGCAACAGGAGCGCGCAACGGCTCATATTGTTAAACGCTCCTAGCGCCATCGTTGAGAGCATGGGGGGATGACGGCGGTAGAGTTCGATGCTGGCTGCCCCGGCCCTCTGGATTCGGTCGGCAGTCTCGCGAAAACCTCCCTGATATTCCTGCGTGACAACCGCCTCAGGGATATAGGAAGGAACTAATCCGTCACCTGTGAGACGATAGGCCAACTCAATGCTTTCGCTGCCGGATAGGTCGAACGCGAAGCCTCCGGCCTTGAGGATCGCCTCACGAGGCAGCGAAAGGTTGCCGCTGCCGCAGTCGGCGTACGAAGGGCATTCCCCTTGGTCCAGCTTGGCATAACGATCCCGCCTCTCCTGGGCCACATACCTCGCCAATCCATCGGCGCCCTGCGGCAACGCCAGAAGAATCTGCCCTATTCCGATCACTCCTCCACCTTGGCGTTGACGTTTCAGATGCTCGGCTACCAGACGGGGGTGTGCCATGACATCGTCGGCCAGGAAAAGGCAATAGCGCCCAGACGCCGCTTCCACACCGCCATTAAGGGCCACGCCGAAGCCACGCCTATTCGCCCGGACGCCGCACAGCTTGTATGGAACGGCAAGATCGGACAGCGTATCATCAGTATCGTCGCTCGAACCCGAAAAAACTACGACGACTTCATAATCCTCCGCTGGCTGCGTCTGCCGGCAAAAACTTCCCAAACAGCCACGCAAGCGGTCGGCGTGGCCACCTGCCAGAATAATGATGCTCACTTCCGTCATCACAGTTCCTTCAGGACTTCGCCGGCAGAGAAGCCACCTCGGAGCGCGGCAGCAGGCTCTCATATAGCGTTTCATAAGCCGCGATAGATCTATCCCAGCCCAGATTGCGTTGCGCCCACGCCCCGGCGCGATCCGCCAGTGCCGCACGTTCTTCCGGATGAGAAAGAAGCTGCACAACGGCGTCGGCAAATTGCTCATCGGTCTCAGCCAACACGATATCCCTTTGATGCACCACGTTGAGCCCCTCAACAGCCAGCCGCGACGCCACCACCGCCTTACCGGCGGCAAGCGCTTCTACGACTTTGACCCGCATCCCGCCGCCCATGCGCAGCGGCACCACCACAACCGCCGCTCGATGGAGATAGGGAATCACCTCCGGCACGCGGCCCGTGACCCGGATAGCGTCCGATGCGAATTCCCGCATTGAAGCGGTCGGTTGGTCTCCCACGATATGAAGCCTTGCCGCCGGAACATGTGCCTGCACTCGTGGGAAAATGCCGCTCGCAAGGCGGATGGCGGCATCGCTATTGGGCGGATGTTTGAAATTCCCGACAAACAGCAGGTCCAACGGTTCCTCGCCTAGCCTGGTGCCCGGCAGATTCGAAAGCGTGGGGCCGAAAGGAACAACGGTAATGGGTGTGTCCGACACCACTTCTGACACCGCACGTCTGTCGCGCTCCGTAAACACGACGATGGCCTGGACGCGTTTGAGAATGGCACGTTCAAAACGCTCCCACGCGAGCATATCCCAATAGCGGATGGCTCGCATAATGCCGTGGCTGAATTGCGACCGGTCTCTAGCCGCCGCGGTGCCCGGCTCATGCTGCGTCAGCACACAAGGCGCCGGGCAACCATCAAGCGCCAACAGGTATTGGCCCATGACATGGAATTCAATTTGCACGATATCCGGCCGCCATGTTCGGGTGAGGGCTTTAACCTGAGCGCTGAATGCGGACACCGAGCACCCGGCAACCCACAAAGGCCAGCCGCGAAGGAGCGACATACCTCGCGCCCATCCTGCGGCAAGTGAAAATCCTGGATTGGGCCGCATGACTTCCTGCGCCACTTCACAACGGTTCTGCAACACTGGATCCAGCGGAGGGTCCACGGGGGCGCGAAGGTAGAGCAATGCAATACGATGGCGCACCGACAGCTGAGCAAGCAACTGCGCGGCGATTCGGCCTCCCCCGTCTGTGGCGTCCAAGCGAGGCGGGAAGGGAAGGAGACACAGAAGCCGTAACCGCTTATCGCTCATGCGTGAACCCACCGGCAGAGACTCGCCTTGTTCTGCGACAACCATTGAACGAGCTGTAGAAAGGGACGGGGCTCGGAAGAGCCCGTCGAGCGCTGTTCGTTGGCGGCATGATGCAGCCAGCACGCGTGAAAACAGAGGCCCACCATTTCATCAGGCACTTGAACGACCCGTCTGAGACGCATCAGATATTGACTAAGCAGCGATTGGCACGCTCCATCCACCGCGAAACATTCCTTGAAGGCCTCGAGCCGGCTTCCGCGAGCCCTCGCCACAGCCACGGCATCGGTCATCGCGTAGAAAAAATCTACAAACGGCAAGGCGCATTCTCTAGCGGATTCCCAATCGATAATTCCAAGGCTTCGGGGCTCCGACAGCATGATGTTCCACATCGTCAAATCATTGTGCGTTGATACGAGCGGGCTCGGCACCCCGATCACTTTCGCACAGCGCTGCATGAGCTCATTTCGATATTGTTCACCGTATTCGAAGAACGGGGCGAGAAGAGCGGCGCGGTTGAGAAGCGCTTCGTCCAAGAATGGCCTATCGACTGTCCGTGTCACCATGGTAGCGCTATTCCAGCGCTCAAGCCACGAGACCAGCGCGTCCGTTATGCCGGGCAGACGGTGCGGCTGCGC is part of the Nitrospira sp. genome and encodes:
- a CDS encoding glycosyltransferase, encoding MTSVRLTVAIATLNRPHGLARCLDALLSGECLPDEVIVVDQSEDENARGIVEQCGQRGVPIRYIRQARRGLSASRNEAFLHSRCPIVAATDDDCVPDHRWVSAVKKTFSSEAAPDAMTGRILPLGPEVPGFYAVSSRDSPVSRTFQRKVVPWLIGSGGNFAVKREWFDRIGGHDERLGAGSPGMAAEDADLFYRLLEAGARIRYEPGAVIYHERQSIDRRRASYWSYGYGAGAFCGLRVRCGDVFAARVFGGWLGWHIWHLILESVRLQWGKTGNVLLSLGGTARGFIYGLFVR
- a CDS encoding glycosyltransferase family 4 protein — translated: MSDKRLRLLCLLPFPPRLDATDGGGRIAAQLLAQLSVRHRIALLYLRAPVDPPLDPVLQNRCEVAQEVMRPNPGFSLAAGWARGMSLLRGWPLWVAGCSVSAFSAQVKALTRTWRPDIVQIEFHVMGQYLLALDGCPAPCVLTQHEPGTAAARDRSQFSHGIMRAIRYWDMLAWERFERAILKRVQAIVVFTERDRRAVSEVVSDTPITVVPFGPTLSNLPGTRLGEEPLDLLFVGNFKHPPNSDAAIRLASGIFPRVQAHVPAARLHIVGDQPTASMREFASDAIRVTGRVPEVIPYLHRAAVVVVPLRMGGGMRVKVVEALAAGKAVVASRLAVEGLNVVHQRDIVLAETDEQFADAVVQLLSHPEERAALADRAGAWAQRNLGWDRSIAAYETLYESLLPRSEVASLPAKS
- a CDS encoding glycosyltransferase; this translates as MPIMPITGQDPLPSTSLIICSRNRPKLLMETIESVLQGDEVPSELVIVDQSDAANPGLAERQTSRSCEVRYVRTYTVGLSRARNCGLAAARHDILAIIDDDMYVAANWFGSLIRALLNSGSRAVVTGRVLPTKAEVPGGFVPALVLSDASATYAGRIGADVLAGGHMAAHRAVFDEVGAFDERLGAGADFPAADDNDLGFRLLEAGFRIVYAPEAVVYHRAWRGKGEYLAMRWNYGKGKGGFYTKYWSLKDPYMLRRMVWDIVHRIGIFPYRFCTQPRRACGDCVYVVGILYGAFLWLRRGRPRASE
- a CDS encoding polysaccharide deacetylase family protein; amino-acid sequence: MTEVSIIILAGGHADRLRGCLGSFCRQTQPAEDYEVVVVFSGSSDDTDDTLSDLAVPYKLCGVRANRRGFGVALNGGVEAASGRYCLFLADDVMAHPRLVAEHLKRQRQGGGVIGIGQILLALPQGADGLARYVAQERRDRYAKLDQGECPSYADCGSGNLSLPREAILKAGGFAFDLSGSESIELAYRLTGDGLVPSYIPEAVVTQEYQGGFRETADRIQRAGAASIELYRRHPPMLSTMALGAFNNMSRCALLLRRCLLALSGPLLPLAIIGPSLKHPSWKLAWYRFLRDYCYWRGVRAVVPREMWRRLVFGTTILMYHACGHPGEHASLYVIPGNRFARQMAWLKWTGRPVLSLEAFLQYHREHRLPPPRSIVITFDDGYADNRAIAYPILRRHGFPATIFVVTEMVGGRNMWDTEGLLRGRPLLKWSDLKEMTHGGMSVGSHTKTHIPLADAPLPQIEEEVKGSRVQIERELGGPILSFAYPNGRHDNTSEAAVERAGFAGACSSHLGVNDPATPPYVLRRIEIRGTYSLMRFALALWFGRTHVLPRRWFEPQLAMDHPGQKC
- a CDS encoding methyltransferase domain-containing protein; protein product: MQPHFLNNILGKIPAAHRKYLAQRFRRLTRPAWWASVCGTAVSDDFGYDRGTPVDRYYIERFLQQHCSDIHGHVLEVKDSHYTDRFGLAVDRRDVLDIDSANRQATIVADLATADSISSNTFDCFILCQTLMLIYEVRSAIAHAYRILRPGGVLLVTVPAVSSLCSLRADYWRFTVASCSALFGEVFGSDNITVRSHGNVAAAVGFLMGLAYDEIAQKKLDEHDENVPLIISVRAVKRQDSAP